The Vicia villosa cultivar HV-30 ecotype Madison, WI unplaced genomic scaffold, Vvil1.0 ctg.001158F_1_1, whole genome shotgun sequence genome includes a region encoding these proteins:
- the LOC131633649 gene encoding non-specific lipid transfer protein GPI-anchored 15-like, giving the protein MVMEFKARTFLATVVMFLLASSVLIMESEGAGECGKTPIGSAAASLSPCLDASRNGRAKVSAACCSKVGALLSTSPKCLCSVLLSPLAKQAKINLAIAITIPKRCNIRNRPAGKKCGKYTLP; this is encoded by the exons atGGTGATGGAATTCAAGGCTAGAACTTTCCTTGCGACGGTGGTGATGTTTCTGTTGGCATCAAGTGTGTTAATTATGGAAAGTGAAGGTGCTGGAGAATGTGGAAAGACACCAATTGGTTCAGCAGCTGCAAGTCTAAGTCCATGCTTAGATGCATCACGTAATGGGAGGGCAAAAGTTTCAGCAGCTTGCTGTTCTAAAGTTGGTGCTTTGCTTTCAACTTCTCCAAAATGTCTTTGTTCAGTTCTTTTGTCACCTCTTGCTAAACAAGCTAAGATCAATCTTGCTATTGCTATTACTATTCCTAAGAGATGCAACATTAGGAATAGACCTGCCGGAAAGAAATGTGGAA AGTACACACTTCCTTGA